A stretch of the Bradyrhizobium arachidis genome encodes the following:
- a CDS encoding fumarylacetoacetate hydrolase family protein, which translates to MHLCRFDDDRLGFVRDGRVFDITHMVEPSEREPVLAAAGMAAAFSDRDLSRLKSLAAGDVCLHSPIRMPSKIFAAPDNYRAHAAEMQADPVASFGRKPVPLDQAGLFLKAAGSLVGPSHGVVRRFPSRRTDYEVELVVIIGSEASDVPSSRALDIVAGYSIGLDITVRGTEDRSFRKSLDSYTVVGPWMTPASSIADLGSLSMTLKLNGEIKQHTRLDDMITSVSGLIAYASAFARLRPGDMIFTGTPAGVGPIRGGDTLLAQIDMIGEMQVSVRDHVVETR; encoded by the coding sequence ATGCATCTATGCCGCTTCGACGACGATCGCCTGGGTTTCGTGCGCGACGGTCGCGTTTTCGACATCACGCACATGGTCGAGCCCTCGGAGCGCGAGCCGGTGCTTGCGGCGGCGGGGATGGCGGCTGCTTTCTCCGACCGCGATCTGAGCCGGCTGAAAAGCCTTGCCGCAGGTGACGTGTGCTTGCATTCACCGATAAGGATGCCGAGCAAGATATTCGCTGCGCCCGACAATTATCGCGCTCACGCGGCCGAGATGCAGGCCGATCCGGTCGCGTCCTTCGGACGGAAGCCCGTTCCGCTCGATCAAGCCGGCCTTTTCCTCAAGGCCGCAGGTTCGCTCGTTGGCCCCTCTCACGGGGTTGTTCGACGCTTTCCGTCCCGCCGGACCGACTATGAAGTCGAGCTGGTCGTCATCATCGGCTCCGAGGCAAGCGACGTGCCGTCGTCTCGCGCGCTCGATATTGTGGCCGGCTATTCCATCGGCCTCGACATCACTGTGCGTGGGACTGAGGACCGTTCCTTTCGCAAGTCACTCGACTCCTACACGGTCGTTGGCCCCTGGATGACGCCCGCCTCCAGCATTGCCGATCTGGGCTCGCTCTCGATGACCCTCAAGCTGAATGGTGAAATCAAGCAGCACACGCGCCTGGATGACATGATAACCAGCGTTTCTGGCCTGATCGCCTATGCGTCGGCTTTCGCCAGGCTAAGGCCGGGCGACATGATCTTTACCGGTACGCCAGCCGGCGTTGGTCCAATCAGGGGCGGCGACACGCTGCTCGCTCAGATCGACATGATCGGCGAGATGCAAGTCAGTGTTCGCGATCACGTAGTTGAAACTCGATGA
- a CDS encoding LysR family transcriptional regulator produces the protein MEDFRHLMLFAKVVDFGGISAAARALSIPKATISRAVASLESSLGIRLLERSGRKMRLTEAGSVVHQHCQRIAEEIEEAQAAVNEIRSVPRGRLRVAAPLTFGRTLLSPSLSDFLRTHPDIRVELELTNRQVDPIEENFDVVIRLGPLADSTLIAKEIGTVHFVLCAGPGYLSSHPDIRCPIDLEQHLVIDFFGGADHRQWSLSRGQEVAQVKVRPRLDVNDPIVRRDAALADIGITLLPAWIANREVQKNGLKLILPDWRMTPSTRIYALYPNRRSLSAKSRSFLNFLEARIRPELGALQVERSDDA, from the coding sequence ATGGAGGATTTCCGCCACTTGATGCTGTTCGCGAAGGTCGTGGACTTCGGTGGCATCAGTGCCGCTGCACGCGCGCTGTCGATTCCAAAGGCTACGATCAGTCGAGCTGTCGCCAGTCTGGAATCATCCCTTGGAATTCGGTTGCTTGAGCGGTCCGGCCGCAAGATGCGCCTCACCGAGGCTGGTTCGGTCGTGCATCAGCACTGTCAACGCATCGCAGAGGAAATCGAGGAAGCGCAAGCGGCTGTAAACGAGATCCGGAGCGTGCCACGAGGCCGGCTAAGAGTGGCTGCGCCGTTGACGTTCGGGCGCACCTTGCTGTCGCCATCTCTTTCAGACTTCTTGCGCACGCATCCGGATATCAGAGTCGAGCTGGAGTTGACGAACCGGCAAGTCGATCCGATCGAAGAGAATTTTGATGTCGTCATCCGCCTGGGACCACTTGCCGACTCAACGCTCATCGCGAAGGAGATCGGGACAGTTCATTTCGTTCTTTGCGCGGGTCCCGGTTATCTCTCGTCACATCCCGACATACGCTGCCCGATCGACCTGGAGCAGCACCTGGTCATCGACTTCTTTGGGGGTGCAGATCACCGGCAATGGTCGCTTTCGCGCGGGCAAGAGGTCGCACAAGTCAAGGTCAGGCCGCGCTTGGACGTGAATGACCCCATCGTGCGTCGGGACGCAGCCCTTGCCGACATCGGCATTACTCTCCTGCCGGCGTGGATCGCAAACCGCGAAGTGCAGAAGAATGGGTTGAAATTGATCTTGCCCGATTGGCGAATGACCCCATCGACGCGGATCTATGCGTTGTATCCGAACCGCCGCAGCTTGTCGGCGAAGTCCAGATCGTTCCTGAATTTCCTGGAAGCGCGGATACGGCCGGAGCTCGGCGCGTTGCAAGTCGAGCGCTCCGACGACGCGTGA
- a CDS encoding EAL domain-containing protein, which translates to MRGAIFTITGRLSSVARDGWEAVMRAGPVLWLTLSGALLVAGIFVVTTMAVGDFRERTLANRERELENTVLLLTRHFDQQFEDSDVVAADLIGMMNLPEITSPDMFRERMSGPEVNRMLRSKMSAVTYLGDIAIYDAEGDLISWSRLEPLPKINVSSRGYYQTFKTNPQSEPVLLESVRSFIIGKWTTVVARRLSGPNGEFLGIMVRRIDPDSYQRYFASVALAEGAAISLFDREGKMLARYPHVEELIGKSFKDAPLMRKVLAEGGQHTLRVKSPIDGEERLGSAASLTHFPLVIVATNTMSAALADWRDQTGFMITAATLAASVIAFILYLIIRQIRRQNLEAQQRLEAERQRLDMALNNMSQGLILYDATGHVVTCNRRYADMFGLSHDVIKPGCHINEAMRHRKERGTFDGNVEEFCAGVMKIVAEGKVSTRIHELSNGRAFQVINTPLAQGGWIATIEEITERRNLEQERDRNHTFLREIIDHIPSQITVKDARTRQYLLINGVAEQQFGQSREAVVGRTAFDIFPQASARIVTADDDKALQSVDGLFKHEHPWQTQALGLRYITSRRIGIRDQAGEARYLIHVVEDVTERRRANEKIAHMAHYDALTDLPNRSLFREQIERELEKVAQGGQFALLYIDVDEFKGINDSLGHHVGDELLKAVAGRIRSCLKPGDLIARLGGDEFAVIQTGIESSADTIAFVTRIHEAIRRPYHCLGHQLSTDASIGIALAPQDGTDLDQLIKNADLAMYGAKAEGRRTYRFFVPAMDASAKARLAMEQDLRQAMIDGGFELHYQPLVNLRSNEVAGCEALLRWRHPERGMVSPAEFIPVAEDTGLITELGDWVLRTACMEAASWPANIRIAVNVSPVQLKCDTLALKIAGALAASGLDPRRLELEITEAVLIRDDEAALSILHQLRAIGVRIALDDFGTGYSSLSYLKRFPFDKIKIDRCFVADIAEEGGAPVIVQAVVNIAAASHMTTVAEGVETEAQREMLRNLGCTEMQGYLFSAPKAAADVRKLFGGGAAQVAAVA; encoded by the coding sequence ATGCGCGGGGCAATCTTCACGATCACAGGCCGACTGTCCTCGGTCGCACGCGACGGCTGGGAAGCCGTGATGCGGGCCGGACCGGTGCTGTGGCTGACGCTCAGCGGCGCATTGCTGGTCGCCGGCATTTTCGTGGTCACCACAATGGCCGTCGGCGACTTCCGCGAGCGTACGCTGGCCAACCGCGAGCGCGAGCTTGAAAACACGGTCCTGCTCCTCACCCGCCATTTCGACCAGCAGTTCGAGGACTCCGACGTCGTCGCCGCCGACCTGATCGGGATGATGAACCTGCCGGAGATCACCTCGCCCGACATGTTCCGCGAGCGCATGTCGGGGCCCGAGGTGAACCGGATGCTGCGCAGCAAGATGAGCGCGGTCACCTATCTCGGCGACATCGCGATCTACGATGCGGAAGGCGACCTGATCAGCTGGTCGCGACTCGAGCCGCTGCCCAAGATCAACGTCTCGTCGCGCGGCTATTACCAGACCTTCAAGACGAATCCGCAATCCGAGCCGGTGCTGCTGGAATCCGTACGCAGCTTCATCATCGGCAAATGGACCACCGTGGTCGCACGCCGCCTGAGTGGACCGAACGGCGAGTTCCTCGGCATCATGGTGCGCCGGATCGATCCTGACAGCTACCAGCGGTACTTCGCCTCGGTTGCGCTCGCGGAAGGCGCGGCCATTTCGCTGTTCGATCGCGAAGGCAAGATGCTGGCCCGCTACCCGCATGTCGAGGAGCTCATCGGCAAGAGCTTCAAGGATGCACCCTTGATGCGGAAGGTGCTTGCCGAAGGCGGCCAGCATACGCTTCGCGTCAAAAGCCCGATCGACGGCGAAGAACGACTCGGGTCGGCAGCATCGCTGACGCATTTCCCGCTGGTGATCGTCGCAACCAACACCATGTCGGCGGCGCTTGCGGACTGGCGCGACCAGACCGGCTTCATGATCACGGCCGCCACGCTCGCGGCCTCGGTGATCGCGTTCATCCTCTATCTGATCATTCGCCAGATCAGGCGACAGAACCTCGAGGCTCAGCAGCGGCTCGAGGCGGAGCGGCAGCGGCTCGACATGGCCTTGAACAACATGTCGCAAGGCCTGATCCTCTACGACGCCACGGGACACGTCGTCACCTGCAACCGGCGGTATGCCGACATGTTCGGCCTGTCCCACGACGTCATCAAGCCCGGTTGTCACATCAATGAGGCGATGCGTCATCGCAAGGAGCGCGGGACGTTCGACGGCAACGTCGAGGAGTTTTGCGCCGGCGTCATGAAGATCGTCGCCGAGGGCAAGGTCTCCACAAGAATCCATGAGCTCTCGAACGGCCGTGCCTTCCAGGTTATCAACACCCCGCTTGCGCAGGGCGGTTGGATCGCCACGATCGAGGAGATCACCGAGCGCCGCAATCTGGAGCAGGAGCGCGACCGCAACCACACCTTCCTCCGCGAGATCATCGACCACATCCCATCGCAGATCACCGTGAAGGACGCCCGCACGCGGCAGTACCTCCTGATCAATGGGGTCGCCGAGCAGCAGTTCGGCCAGTCCCGCGAAGCGGTGGTCGGCAGGACCGCGTTCGACATCTTCCCGCAGGCCTCTGCCAGGATCGTCACGGCCGATGACGACAAGGCGCTGCAATCGGTTGACGGCCTGTTCAAGCACGAACACCCCTGGCAGACCCAGGCTCTCGGGCTGCGCTACATCACCTCGCGCCGCATCGGCATTCGCGACCAGGCCGGCGAGGCCCGCTACCTGATCCACGTCGTCGAGGACGTCACCGAGCGGCGCCGCGCCAACGAGAAGATTGCGCATATGGCGCATTACGACGCGCTCACCGACCTGCCCAACCGTTCCCTGTTCCGCGAACAGATCGAGCGCGAGCTCGAGAAGGTGGCGCAAGGCGGGCAGTTCGCGCTGCTCTATATCGACGTCGACGAATTCAAGGGCATCAACGATTCGCTCGGCCACCATGTCGGCGACGAGCTTTTGAAGGCGGTCGCAGGCCGTATTCGAAGTTGCCTCAAGCCGGGCGACCTGATCGCACGGCTCGGCGGCGACGAATTTGCGGTGATCCAGACCGGAATCGAATCGTCCGCCGACACGATCGCCTTCGTGACGCGGATCCACGAAGCGATCCGCCGGCCCTATCACTGCCTCGGCCACCAGCTCTCGACCGACGCCAGCATCGGCATCGCGCTGGCGCCGCAGGACGGCACCGACCTCGATCAGCTCATCAAGAACGCCGACCTCGCGATGTACGGCGCCAAGGCCGAAGGACGCCGGACCTACCGCTTCTTCGTGCCTGCGATGGACGCAAGCGCCAAGGCCCGCCTCGCGATGGAGCAGGATCTGCGCCAGGCCATGATCGACGGCGGCTTCGAGCTGCACTACCAGCCGCTGGTCAATCTGCGCAGCAACGAAGTCGCCGGCTGCGAAGCGCTGCTCCGCTGGCGGCATCCGGAGCGCGGCATGGTCTCGCCGGCCGAGTTCATTCCGGTCGCGGAAGATACCGGCCTCATCACCGAGCTCGGCGACTGGGTGCTGCGCACGGCCTGCATGGAAGCCGCGAGCTGGCCGGCCAACATCCGCATCGCGGTCAACGTGTCGCCGGTGCAGCTCAAATGCGACACGCTGGCACTGAAGATCGCCGGCGCGCTCGCCGCCTCCGGCCTCGACCCGCGCCGGCTGGAGCTCGAGATCACCGAGGCCGTGCTGATCCGCGACGACGAAGCCGCATTGTCGATCCTGCACCAGTTGCGCGCGATCGGCGTGCGCATTGCGCTCGACGATTTCGGCACCGGCTATTCGTCGCTGAGCTATCTGAAGCGTTTCCCGTTCGACAAGATCAAGATCGACCGCTGCTTCGTCGCCGATATCGCGGAAGAAGGTGGCGCACCTGTCATCGTGCAGGCGGTGGTCAACATCGCCGCCGCGAGCCACATGACGACGGTTGCCGAAGGCGTCGAGACCGAGGCGCAGCGCGAGATGTTGCGTAACCTCGGCTGCACGGAGATGCAGGGCTATCTGTTTAGCGCGCCGAAGGCGGCGGCCGACGTCCGAAAGCTGTTCGGCGGAGGCGCCGCACAAGTCGCGGCAGTGGCTTGA
- a CDS encoding class II aldolase/adducin family protein translates to MCNSTNGHVGVDVPDAAAESRRPGPALIEDLISANHILFDQGVVDAFGHVSVRHDMQPDRFFLARNMAPGNVTASDIIEFTLDGDPVDANGRKVYLERFIHSEIYREFPDVQAIVHSHSHSIVPLSVVKNIPLRAIFHMAGFIGECAPVFEIRDVAGPGTDLLISDNRLGRALAQCFHASDIVLMRGHGSTVVGQSLRQVVYRAVYAEINARYQIEATKLGEVTYLTAAEAKSCVANVEAQSHRPWDLWKAQARERRT, encoded by the coding sequence ATGTGCAATTCGACTAACGGTCACGTCGGCGTCGACGTTCCAGACGCCGCAGCGGAGAGCCGGAGGCCGGGCCCGGCGCTCATCGAGGATCTGATCAGCGCGAACCACATCCTTTTCGATCAGGGGGTCGTGGATGCATTCGGTCATGTCAGCGTCCGTCATGACATGCAGCCGGATCGCTTCTTCCTGGCGCGCAACATGGCTCCGGGAAACGTAACGGCCTCCGATATCATCGAGTTCACGCTCGACGGCGATCCGGTCGACGCGAACGGGAGGAAAGTGTACCTCGAGCGCTTCATACATAGCGAAATCTATCGGGAGTTTCCCGACGTCCAGGCGATCGTCCATAGCCATTCGCATTCGATAGTGCCTCTGTCAGTCGTCAAGAACATACCTCTCCGCGCCATATTTCATATGGCAGGCTTCATCGGCGAGTGTGCGCCGGTCTTCGAAATCCGGGATGTCGCGGGACCGGGTACGGATCTTCTGATCAGCGACAATCGGCTGGGGCGCGCATTGGCGCAGTGCTTTCACGCAAGCGACATCGTGCTCATGCGCGGACACGGGTCGACGGTGGTCGGGCAATCGCTGCGGCAGGTCGTCTACCGTGCAGTCTATGCCGAAATCAACGCACGCTATCAGATCGAAGCCACGAAGCTCGGGGAGGTGACGTATTTGACCGCGGCCGAAGCGAAGAGCTGCGTCGCCAACGTCGAAGCGCAATCTCATCGACCCTGGGACCTCTGGAAGGCGCAAGCCAGGGAGCGCAGGACGTAG
- a CDS encoding flavin-dependent oxidoreductase: MNSREVIIVGAGIGGVTLALALDRVGVPFRLLEAAKEIRLLGVGLNLLPHAVRALTDLELQPSLLAKGVVTREYCFFTRHGQHVYSEPRGRFANNDCPQISIHRGDLHGALLAAVQERCGQHKVEVDHKCMAVEQDGNGVTVHCETSQGRTVKVQGALVIACDGVHSVLRRQDHPKEAIPKYQGTMLYRGVTRMPPFLSGATMAYVGTQESGKLVVYPIRDNIDSRGEQLVNWVIELARPAETWQRDWNRECNVEDFIANFESWTFDWLDIPAMLRSADSVYEYPMVDQDPLPFWTRGRTTLLGDAAHPMMPRGSNGSAQAILDAVTLAQLLARLNDGPLALKQYEALRHPPTSEVVLANRTIWPDAILRVVDERTGGKPFRRIEDVISMAELVEWQERYRRVEAFPVGDLQPSV; the protein is encoded by the coding sequence ATGAATTCAAGGGAAGTTATTATCGTCGGCGCTGGCATCGGGGGGGTGACCCTGGCGCTGGCGCTGGATCGTGTCGGCGTTCCCTTTCGCCTTCTCGAGGCGGCGAAGGAGATCCGTCTACTGGGCGTCGGGCTGAACCTTCTGCCACATGCCGTAAGAGCTTTGACTGATCTTGAGCTGCAGCCCAGCCTGCTCGCCAAGGGCGTCGTAACCCGCGAGTATTGTTTTTTCACGCGCCATGGCCAGCATGTCTACAGTGAGCCTCGCGGTCGGTTTGCGAACAACGATTGCCCGCAGATCTCGATCCATCGCGGCGATTTGCACGGGGCGCTGCTTGCAGCGGTGCAGGAGCGCTGCGGGCAGCACAAGGTCGAAGTCGATCACAAGTGTATGGCTGTCGAACAGGACGGCAACGGCGTGACCGTTCATTGCGAAACCTCGCAGGGCCGGACTGTCAAAGTCCAGGGCGCGCTTGTGATTGCCTGCGACGGCGTCCATTCGGTGCTCCGGCGGCAGGACCACCCCAAGGAAGCCATTCCCAAATATCAGGGCACGATGCTCTATCGAGGTGTCACGCGCATGCCGCCTTTTCTCAGCGGCGCGACCATGGCTTACGTCGGTACGCAAGAGAGCGGCAAGCTTGTTGTCTATCCAATTCGCGACAATATCGATTCTCGCGGAGAGCAACTGGTCAACTGGGTTATCGAGCTGGCGAGGCCAGCCGAGACGTGGCAGCGCGACTGGAATCGCGAGTGCAACGTCGAGGACTTCATTGCGAATTTCGAAAGCTGGACGTTCGACTGGCTTGATATTCCCGCAATGCTGCGAAGTGCAGATTCGGTCTACGAATATCCCATGGTGGACCAGGATCCCCTGCCATTCTGGACCCGGGGCCGAACAACCCTGCTGGGTGACGCGGCGCATCCCATGATGCCGCGCGGAAGCAATGGTTCTGCTCAAGCGATTCTGGACGCCGTAACGCTGGCTCAACTGCTCGCGCGTTTGAACGATGGGCCGCTCGCGCTGAAGCAATATGAGGCGCTGCGTCATCCGCCGACATCCGAGGTGGTCCTCGCCAACCGGACGATCTGGCCCGACGCCATTCTTCGCGTCGTGGACGAGCGTACCGGTGGCAAGCCATTCAGGCGCATCGAAGACGTCATATCCATGGCCGAGCTGGTCGAATGGCAGGAACGCTACCGAAGGGTAGAAGCATTTCCCGTTGGCGATTTGCAACCATCGGTCTGA
- a CDS encoding tripartite tricarboxylate transporter substrate binding protein, translated as MIVRIRDIVRIVVLLAIATSASAQAPNYPRAPVKLITQGAAASGPDVVARVVFDELGRKWKQQIVVLNATGAAGSNAAKQAVQAQADGYTLYLPTGAAFIVMPEMFPNLKIDMLNDFVPVGLVAELPFVIAVSPELNVSSLAELVEFSKARPGTLNFAANARGTLPHLTAERFRIQSGADLTYIPYPGASAGLQDLMGGRISVIVEGLGTLLGAIQNGSLRPLAVTSSRRLPEFPEIPTVAEMLPGFTATGWFALLAPRGTPHDIVEKVNHDLNDTLNSPAVKEKLQSMGTMVRPMSLDDTAMFLRSEQQVWRPVAKQIGIGSSN; from the coding sequence GTGATCGTTCGAATCCGCGATATTGTTCGCATTGTAGTCTTACTAGCGATCGCGACGTCAGCGTCTGCTCAGGCGCCGAATTACCCACGGGCGCCGGTAAAGTTGATCACACAAGGAGCGGCGGCGAGCGGACCAGACGTCGTCGCCCGCGTCGTCTTTGACGAACTGGGTCGAAAATGGAAGCAACAGATCGTCGTTCTCAACGCGACGGGCGCTGCCGGGAGTAATGCGGCAAAACAGGCCGTGCAGGCGCAGGCGGACGGCTACACGCTCTACCTTCCAACCGGCGCTGCCTTCATCGTCATGCCTGAAATGTTTCCGAACCTGAAGATCGACATGCTGAACGACTTCGTTCCGGTCGGTTTGGTGGCGGAGCTGCCTTTCGTGATTGCGGTCTCGCCTGAGCTGAATGTCAGCTCGCTTGCTGAGCTGGTCGAGTTCTCGAAGGCGAGACCAGGCACCTTGAACTTCGCGGCCAACGCGCGAGGTACTTTGCCGCACCTGACCGCCGAACGCTTTCGGATCCAGAGTGGAGCCGACCTGACCTACATACCCTATCCGGGAGCGTCAGCCGGATTGCAGGATTTGATGGGTGGCCGGATATCCGTCATCGTTGAGGGGCTCGGCACCCTGCTAGGGGCGATCCAGAATGGCTCGCTAAGACCGCTCGCTGTGACGTCGTCGCGGCGGTTGCCGGAGTTTCCGGAGATTCCAACGGTTGCAGAGATGCTGCCCGGCTTTACCGCGACCGGCTGGTTTGCGCTGCTTGCCCCGCGGGGTACGCCGCACGACATCGTGGAAAAGGTCAATCACGATTTGAACGACACGCTGAACTCTCCCGCTGTGAAGGAAAAGTTGCAGTCCATGGGCACCATGGTCCGCCCGATGTCGCTCGACGACACCGCCATGTTCTTACGCAGCGAGCAGCAGGTCTGGCGACCGGTTGCGAAACAAATCGGGATCGGCTCATCGAACTGA
- a CDS encoding YwqG family protein: MPKQSKPLARHGWRADGLRSCDTRVRTWRRSRATKIGTILAFSDSFRDSRPTASFAPLGTGRSQLKGRRQQMFSSLTDARQQLVEVLTDPEALESPLTTVEIEQILSHLAPQLWIAPGDGLPERETGTRFGGAPALPPDVDWPIRPVPADLAARAQDLVGNQSWILRHIERALPYEFLAQIELAEAGPVAAELGLPASGRLLFFWDGVGGLTSSEPEFARVLWDETPRDELAQAAIPPVLEELERAYDLTGKYKKPYIYPSRPMRLQPILHLPFCGAREMLDDPLLSMRAEDFDFHCCYHQLLRGEDGMTGREDAGQRRHRLMGTPEPEQDDPRFGVEPNGPADWQLLLQLDLGDLAQNSLVEGTVYFLIAREHLAARDFSSVRAVYSQT, encoded by the coding sequence TTGCCAAAACAAAGCAAGCCTTTGGCGCGCCACGGCTGGCGCGCCGACGGGCTGCGATCTTGCGACACTCGCGTTCGAACCTGGCGGCGCTCCCGTGCCACCAAGATTGGCACGATCCTCGCGTTTTCGGATTCATTCCGTGACTCTAGACCAACGGCCAGCTTCGCGCCGCTCGGCACGGGTCGGTCACAGCTGAAAGGACGTCGACAGCAGATGTTCAGTTCTTTGACAGACGCAAGACAGCAACTGGTCGAGGTTTTGACCGATCCAGAGGCGTTGGAAAGCCCTCTCACCACGGTCGAGATCGAGCAGATCCTGAGCCATCTTGCGCCACAGCTCTGGATCGCTCCCGGAGACGGGCTACCGGAGAGAGAAACCGGCACACGCTTCGGCGGTGCACCGGCCTTGCCGCCGGACGTGGATTGGCCGATACGGCCCGTGCCCGCCGATCTGGCGGCCCGCGCCCAGGACCTCGTCGGCAATCAGAGCTGGATTCTCCGCCACATCGAACGGGCGCTGCCTTACGAATTCCTCGCGCAGATCGAGCTTGCCGAAGCCGGGCCGGTTGCGGCGGAGCTGGGGTTGCCGGCGTCGGGTCGGCTGCTGTTCTTCTGGGATGGCGTCGGCGGGTTGACGTCCTCCGAACCTGAATTCGCGCGCGTGCTGTGGGATGAGACGCCGCGTGACGAACTCGCCCAGGCGGCTATTCCTCCTGTGCTGGAAGAGCTGGAACGGGCCTACGATCTCACCGGAAAGTACAAGAAGCCATACATCTATCCGTCCCGCCCCATGCGTCTGCAGCCCATCCTGCACTTGCCGTTCTGCGGCGCGCGCGAAATGCTCGATGATCCCTTGCTGTCGATGCGTGCTGAGGATTTCGATTTCCACTGCTGTTACCACCAGCTGTTGCGCGGCGAAGATGGCATGACGGGGCGCGAGGACGCCGGCCAGCGTCGCCATCGGCTGATGGGAACGCCGGAGCCGGAGCAGGACGACCCGCGGTTCGGCGTCGAACCGAATGGACCAGCTGACTGGCAACTGCTGTTGCAGCTCGATCTCGGCGACCTCGCACAAAATTCGCTGGTCGAAGGTACGGTCTACTTCCTCATCGCGCGCGAGCATCTCGCCGCGCGCGACTTTTCCAGTGTGCGCGCCGTCTACAGTCAGACGTGA
- a CDS encoding M48 family metalloprotease, translated as MQLTLLVLAGDATLTCIRVFPFAAPILFGALLANNTFIGTLAAFIVILLIWLMRPSYRYGGTSIGRNDAPQLYAAVDDLKKTLDVDPRIDVRLDDEVNAGAREARGLFGIIGNRRVLTLGVPLLALLGKDEVRAVIAHEMGHFSRRHGRLGHWLYQAHLGWLAHAEQIDSESSMLDRAGASFAERFAPVLNRRALVWSRRCEYEADADADAARAVGGEHLVSALARLDAFSSWSNKELPRIVLGWQCSEPTPPDNCLERMINAFEGTSPDPGTAIDANEASHSLDWLDTHPTLVKRAAALGLQPTIAPREGPGGSALFGDRWSTVATEYNNRWREAKAVEWSAAHTRYRLIEAPLLAAEPEAVASWPLTRQLERARALRRLEPKRGLAELAALHAATPDHRNIAFAYAAARLAEDDGSAVEAMRMIAKEDASWRAAAYARLMRHFERIGDRASAHRWARLLERAGESEMRAYELVCGGLVSGEHSPTTRTAPLIEVLRAGLAAEPAVAKAFLVESQAPLVVAEKAAGASLRADALILIADPFDAMQKPYDVDAIKTRHQQVLSDLTEANTLAVVISFYTTEPLPSALHDTLEQHPTSCIYIR; from the coding sequence ATGCAACTGACGCTGCTCGTGCTTGCCGGCGATGCCACTCTGACATGCATTCGCGTGTTTCCATTCGCCGCGCCGATCCTGTTTGGCGCGCTGCTCGCCAACAACACGTTCATCGGCACCCTTGCCGCCTTCATTGTCATCCTGTTGATCTGGCTGATGCGACCCAGCTACCGCTACGGTGGCACGAGCATCGGGCGAAATGACGCCCCCCAGCTGTACGCCGCCGTCGACGACCTGAAGAAAACGCTCGATGTCGACCCACGAATCGACGTGCGACTGGACGATGAGGTCAATGCCGGCGCGCGCGAGGCGCGTGGACTGTTCGGCATCATCGGCAATCGCCGTGTGCTGACGCTCGGCGTGCCGCTCCTCGCGCTGCTCGGCAAAGATGAAGTACGCGCCGTCATCGCTCACGAAATGGGCCATTTCTCTCGCCGACACGGACGGCTCGGTCACTGGCTCTACCAAGCTCACCTCGGCTGGCTCGCGCACGCCGAGCAGATTGATAGCGAAAGCAGCATGCTCGACCGCGCCGGTGCCAGCTTTGCCGAGCGTTTCGCTCCCGTTCTCAACCGCCGCGCGCTGGTATGGTCGCGCCGTTGCGAGTACGAGGCAGACGCAGACGCAGACGCGGCTCGCGCGGTAGGCGGCGAGCATCTGGTGAGCGCGCTGGCGCGGCTCGACGCGTTCAGTAGCTGGAGCAACAAGGAGCTTCCTCGCATCGTATTGGGATGGCAATGCAGCGAGCCGACCCCACCGGACAACTGCCTGGAGCGCATGATCAACGCCTTCGAGGGAACGTCGCCCGATCCCGGCACCGCGATCGACGCCAACGAGGCCTCGCACTCCCTCGATTGGCTCGACACGCATCCGACATTGGTCAAGCGGGCCGCAGCGCTCGGCCTGCAGCCGACCATCGCACCGCGCGAGGGTCCGGGCGGTTCGGCGCTCTTCGGTGACCGATGGTCGACCGTCGCTACGGAATATAACAATCGCTGGCGGGAGGCGAAAGCCGTCGAGTGGTCGGCTGCCCACACCAGGTACAGGCTGATTGAGGCGCCATTGCTAGCAGCCGAACCCGAAGCCGTTGCGAGCTGGCCGCTCACCCGGCAGCTTGAGCGCGCGAGAGCTTTGCGCAGGCTCGAGCCGAAACGCGGACTGGCCGAACTCGCGGCGCTGCACGCAGCGACACCTGACCACCGCAACATCGCTTTTGCGTACGCCGCGGCGCGACTTGCCGAAGACGATGGAAGCGCCGTCGAAGCCATGCGCATGATTGCCAAAGAGGACGCAAGCTGGCGCGCGGCGGCCTATGCCCGTCTCATGCGCCACTTTGAACGCATCGGCGATCGCGCGAGCGCTCATCGTTGGGCCCGGCTCCTGGAACGCGCCGGCGAGTCAGAAATGCGCGCTTATGAGCTGGTCTGCGGCGGCCTTGTCTCGGGCGAGCATTCTCCGACAACACGCACGGCGCCGCTGATCGAGGTCCTGCGCGCGGGCCTCGCCGCTGAACCGGCCGTAGCCAAGGCATTTCTCGTGGAGAGTCAGGCGCCGCTGGTCGTGGCCGAAAAGGCCGCCGGCGCGTCTCTGCGCGCGGATGCGCTGATCCTGATCGCAGATCCCTTCGATGCCATGCAGAAGCCCTACGACGTCGACGCCATCAAGACCCGCCACCAGCAGGTGCTGAGCGACCTTACCGAGGCCAACACCTTGGCGGTCGTGATCTCATTTTACACGACGGAACCCCTGCCATCGGCCCTGCACGATACGCTTGAGCAGCACCCGACCAGCTGCATCTACATCCGCTGA